CTGGCTAATACAACAGACTAATACGAATACCCAGATTTTCTCTTCTTTTTGTTTCACTTTTTATTTCTACACTACACCACTATCCCTGCAAGAATAATATGACTAGCACTACTTTTTAGTCCTACTCAACTAAATTCACACAAAAGGACACTACTGGCTAATCAATGACTAATAGGATTTCCATACCGCACAGGCATATTCCGCACCCTAAGTGGCCTGATTGGCGTATCAAACTTAGCACTCTGACCTTCTTCTGGTGCTGCTGGGTTGCTACTTCTATCTGGAATATTACCTGCATTGCCAGCAGTACCTACACCACTCGAAGCTAAACTCGAATCAACTGAAGAACCATTGTTAGAAACACCTAGACTACCCCGCTGAACAAATCGTTTAACTTCAGAAACATTTCTACGCATTCTTTTTCCCTCGGAGCTTTCTACCACCACCTCTGAACCATGCTTCCCTACAACCTTTTGTTCCAGTGGATGAAATGTAGAACTAAGCTTGTCAGTCTTGGCCTGCCTTACCAAAACTTTATCTCCTACAATTATGTCATCCTGTGACCGACCTTCATCTGTAAGAGCCCTACTTTTCTCCTGAGCCAGTGCTTGATGATCCCGCAGTTCACCATCCAGAGATTCCTGTCTCTCCAGACAGGGTAACTTTGTCCTCATTGGTCTTCCCATCATTAGTTCACCTGGAGCTACACCAGTCACTGTATGAGGTGTGGAACGATATGCTAACAGAAACCTTCTAAGCTCAGCTCTGTAGTCCTTACCGGACATATGTGCTATTTTGAGACTTTTTAACAAGCTCCTGTTCTGCCTTTCCACCTCTCCATTAGCAGCAGGCCACATAGGGGTAGTTGATAACCAATAAATCCCATAACTTTGCAAAAACTCTTGGAACTCGCTGCTGACAAATTGTGGACCATTATCAGTCCTGACACTTAAAGGAACACCCCATCGACATATTATGGAATCAAGAGCTGCCGTGATTTTATCTGATTGAGTAGACTTCAAAAAACACACTTCAAAGTAACGACTGTAGTAGTCAACTACTACAAACACACTTTCTCCATTAGGCAGAGGTCCCAAAATGTCACAGGCTATATGTTCCCATGGACGATCTGGCATTTTAGTAGATACCATAGGAGGAGGTTTTGAAGGTGCACTAACCACTTGGCACTCATGGCACTCTCGACATTTAACTTCTGCCTCTTTGTCCATTCCTGGCCACCATAACTTGGATCGAAGCAGATGTTTAGTCTTTTCTATTCCTTGGTGACCTTCATGTGCCAACTCCACAGCCTTTGCTCGCAGCACCACTGGCATGACTATATTGTTGCCTCTCATGACAACACCTTCAACATCACTCAACTCCGTGTACACTGACCTGTAAGCTGGTAAACAAGTAGACCACCTTCCATCTAACAAAGCATCTCTCACTAGTTTCATCTCAGAACAGTCAATAGATGCCTTCTTGACCTCGTCAAATGACATTGCTTTTGGAACTGACAACCTAGCTAccgtatgtacatattcatcaGCAACATTAGCCACATTCCTGATGCAATCTGGACTAGCAGAAAGCCTTGACAATGGGTCAGCTATGTTTTCCTTACCTGGCTTGTATACCACTTCATAATCAAATGCCATCAGTCTCAACACCCATCGCTCAATGCGAGCAGAAGGTCGAGATTGTACTTTGTTGAAGATAAACTGCAGTGGACGATGATCAGTGACAAGACGAAACTGCAAGCCAATGAGATACATTGCAAAATGCTCACAGCCCCACACAATAGCTAATGCTTCTCTCTCTGTCTGGGAATAGCGCCGTTCCACAGAGGATAAGCTTCGATGCCCATAAGCTATTACACGCTCCACACCAGCTATCTTCTGACTTAAAATGCAACCCAGCCCAAATGGACTGGCATCAACTGTAACAGTGGTTCTAGCACTAGGGTCAAAATATGCTAGTGTCTCTGTCTTTGACATCAAGGCCTTTATGCCTTCAAAAGCAGACTTCTGTTCTTTACTCCACAGAAATCGAACTCCTTTCTTAGTTAGCCGGTGCAACGGCTCAGCCAAAGTTGACAAATTCGGAAGAAATCTACCAACAAAGTTTACCAACCCAAGAAAACTTCGTAACTCTGAGGCATCTTTAGGTTCCCTAGCACTAACAATAGAGCTCACTTTCTTGGGACAAGGGGAAACACCATCAGCAGAAATCTGAAATCCTACAAAGTCTATTTTGGTCACCCCAAAGACACACTTGGATGCGTTTAACGTCAGACCTAGACCACTCATTCGTTTCATGAACTCAGCTAAGCGTTCATCATGCTCTACACGATTCTTACCAAATATCACAATGTCATCTGCATAGTTTTGGCACCCTGCCAAGCCCGTGATAGCTTTCTGGATTTGGTACTGAACCAGTTCCGGTGCTGAAGCTATCCCAAACATTAGTCTCTTATACCGATAAAGACCAAAGGGGGTAATGAAAGTTGTGATATCTCTAGAGTCAAGATCCAGTTCGAATTGATGAAACGCTTGTTTCAAATCAACCTTACTGAAATACTGGGCACCGTTCAAATTGTACAACAACTCTTTTACTGTAGGTATAGGGTGCCTCTCTCTAATAATAGCTTTGTTAGCCTGGCGCATGTCAACACATAGACGAATATCTTTCCCTTCATCTTTCGGAACAGTAACTATTGGGCTAACCCATCTAGTGGGTCCTTCAACACGCTCAATAATTTCTTGCTCTAGCAACTCATCTAGTTTGACTTTTGTGAGCTCACGAAGGCCAAATGGCAGGCGTCTTACAGGCTGAGCCACTGGTGGAACACTCGGATCAATGTGCAATGAAACCCGAAAATCTCTCAGCAACCCAACACCATCAAAGCATTCCGGGAAGCGATCAACCCATGAATGAACTCCAGGACCCCCCACACCTAGAGCCTCACTCCCAGCAACCCTAGCCACCATCGGTCCAACCCTAAGCAAGTCCAACAACTCAGAAGTATGTCTGCTTAACAAAGTAGTAGCCCTaccattaaaaacataaaatacagtATCTACACGTTTGTTAGTATCAGGCATAAAAACATGAACATGAGTTTCACCAATCAGATCTAAGCATGCAGATCTGTTACCATAGGCAAAAAGTCTTTTACTTGTCTTAGTTATTGAACAGTTAATAGAGTCAGCAGTGTATTTGTCCATCAAATTGCAGGAAGCCCCAGAATCAATCAACGCAGGTACATCTGACCCATTGAGTCGTAGTATTGTTCTTGCTGACTTGTTAGGATATAGATTAAACACCTCACCATAGTAGTTGTCTCCCTCATCAGCCAACATCTCGCTACTAATTGTAAATAGAGCATCCACATCAGCCTCCTGCGCATTGTTTGTAAAGTCCAAACTGTCCACAACAGCTGCTTGTGTGGTAGACTTGTTGCTTTTATCACAGTACTTCGAGCCTTTGAAGTGCCCTTTTCTTCCACACTCATTACATCGCTGCTCTCGTGCCGGGCATTCTCGAGCTGATGCCAAATGTTTGATCGACTTGCATCTATAACAGGCACGACTGTCTTTTGTTTGTGTCTTATAGCGCACTCCACTAGTGCCGCTAACCCTGTTAACTGGTTCACCCTCTCTCTTAGCACCATGACTGACATTAGCCTCTATATCACTCGTCTGCCGCAAAACAGCCTCTTCAGTTTGGGATATTGCTATAACATTGGCCAATGTGAGCGCCGAGCCTTTCTCCAAAAGTTTCATTCTAAGCCTATTGCTACGACATTTCTCTATGACTTGGTCTCTAATGACATTTTCAGTCTCTTCAAACTCACAGGTCACAGCCAATTGGCGTAATCTGGTCACATAACTAGTAATCGTCTCCCCTTCATTTACTTCAGTGCGACGAAAAACTGACCTTTCATATGGCACATTCGTTTTTGGTTCAAAGTACCTGTCTAAAGCTGCCATTGCCTTGACATAAACATTGTCACCTTCAGTCTCTTCAGGCAAGACGTCGAATATgtcttgaacttcctctcctgAAAGATCCATCAGCATCGCTTTCTTCTGTGCATTATTAGCAATCCCCCTAGCTGCCACAAAGTACTCAAAGGACCGTTTCCACTTCCTCCATCTTGACCCAACAGTCAAAGGGTCCACAGCCACACCAAATGGCTTAATATGAGCAGAACCATAATCCATCACGAGTCTTTGCAATTAAGTAACCCGAATGATAAAAATCCACTGCAAACTCACAATCACCTCACCAATACATCCTCGTCGCCATTGTAATATTCTCCTAGTAATATTGTACCAGTTTATGTGTTATCAAGATTCAACTGTATTCTCTGCTCTCTAGCATAAAACTGAATAATATGGTCAAAGCTGTAGGTCTAAGCGCAAGCATAGTCAAGGCTAATGTGAGTATAATAgctatataaacataaatgtggGAAAGTCAGTGTTTATACAAACATTCCGTAGTATGCTATTGCTATGAGAAAATAACATCATCAATGTCAACATACAAcaccattctaacattcaagcttcatattatgaaaaaggtttttgtgcaggttaaataaattaaaaagacgaatgtaaaggttttcaaactttgtcaaaaaactgcaactttaaaatttcatattatgTGGAACATGTTTTTTGCAGGTCAAtaaaacaattaacaaaataaaacaactataaaagtgtttaaatgtaaatgtaaaatagttagcaagtaatagctatagtcttttttgctacgattacaataaaagatggtTTGGTACAATTAATACCACtcgagaaaacaaaataaaaatcttaaatatgttgaattaataataacaatccgTGCGcagattacaataaaagatgatttggtagtgatacaattaataccacctgagaaaacaaaataaaagtcctaaatataAAGCAGCTCTAAAACCATCATTACTACTAATGTTCCTCAGCCAAATTCGCAAGGAATTCCATgctaatgacacacaataggcAACCCGTCTATGGCCACCAGGAGAGGAGGAGGATGGAAGAGGTACGGAAAATAAAGAATGACGAGTGTTGAATTGTGTTGACAAAttagtttgagatttaaattgtgtgaaggtTAAAAGACATATCCGTAGTTGGTAAAGTTGCTGTATAGGCAAAACCCGAGATCTTTTAGACAAAGGAGTTGCgaaaaataaaagtatttatgatatattattctCAGCCATCGCTTCTGGatgactaaaattttgtttacatagcTCATTGGAGCATTTCCTCATGCTTCCAAGCAATACACTATTTTACTGCTAATtagagtattatataaaagcAGAAGAGGCATTTCTGGTAAGATCAACGAGGCTTGGTAAATAAGTCCCAAGCTTTGTCACAGCTGTTTCCTCAATAGTTCTATGTGTCTTCACCAGTTTAGTGTATGATCTATTGTAACGCCTAAAAGTTTTATGGTATCAGTCATTAGTATGCTTTGTCCATTCATGGAAATGTTTTCTTTCAATCGAAATTTATTTTAGGGACTTTGAATAACTATGAAATTAGCCTTGTCAAAATtcaatgttagtttgttttggtcACACCAgttttttattgcatttaatGCTTTGTCAATTTTTTATCGCATTTAATCTGTGCGTaggttacaataaaagatgatttggtaatgatacaattaatactaactgagaaaacaaaaaaaatcttaAATATGTATTACAGTTATAtctttattcaattttttagcAGTATAAAATGAGTTAGTATTGtcagtcatatatatatatgatatatatattcatatataattatatattatattttaatatacatgtatatataatgcatatatataatattatacatatttgtaatatatacaatatgtaatatacattataatatacatgtaatatgcataattatataattatatatattacatatatctaatatgtaatatatataatatgtattacatattatgtcttaatataatatatagaactACCTTTTTTAGTTAGAGATTAGCCTTTGTGTctgtttttaaattattgctaaaataaaaatcacaaaCAATACACACAAATGAAGTATTTAAAGGTATATTTGATAACTTACAAAGTCTGCACAGGCTGTCTCTGATCCTGCGCACAGGAGGGGAGCAAATCAAATTATAGTTGAGACACTGAATTTCTGGTATCTTATCTGGTTCCATCCCTTTTTCACACATCCTTCATTAATAGAAAATTGACAACCATTTTGAAAATGCTCCATAGACTTGCATAGCAACTAGCAGAGTGCGTCTTACATAAATAAATTAGAATAATGTATAAtcttaataataacaataatgtataTCACTGCAAAAATGGAAATTCACGGTTCTTGAGTTAATGCTAGATGTGTACCAAAACTTGCTTCTCTCATTTCTGTTGAAGGTGAACTTACATGTTAAAGATGTTATGATACAAGTCATGGTAAAGCAAAATCAAAGTTTTTCGTGGTTTAATTACATGCAGACTTAAAGATGGACTTgcgcaaaattttagtagattttatcaaaaagtattagtatattttaccatttgtgatttttgatgtttgaagtgatctggctgccaggatgttttaagattaaaatcaacagaaCTTGATTATGGCTAAAATGATATAACAAAGAAGCCTCCATAAACAAAGAAATGTGTTGATTCACTTACTTTTTCCAAAAGAATGCGAcaacaatattttttgtgaCTATTTCATAAtccattttgtttttttttgttgcttgcttttttaaattttattttaaaattggctaaattatttttatgcgTAAACTAATGACCTCATAAAACTCTAAAACATTAACtcgaatattgttattattaagaATCTTTTTTTATGTAAGAAAAATTTGCCGGTAAAGTCTCTTCATAGCTTGCAGATAGTTTATATATGCAGGTTATATtaatttgtataatatatatgttggGACATTACAATGGAAACCAGTGCATTACATGGCACATGATATTGGCTATGtcattatagtattatacatagctggttatttatggaataattaCAGATTACCTTCACTTGCTTAATGTATAATTCCAGgataatacttttgctataacagctctctatacatatatatacttgggatgtctcttaccaattcattgtaaactcaGTGCTGGAATAAAGAACATAACAGTGTGAACGCAAcaatatatacattaatattataGTTGCATTCATTTTAACATTGCACTCAGCTTTGTAGCTGCTTATTTCACCAAATAGTTGCAATATTCCTGTTATAAAGTTCTATCGTTGCTGCCACAGACCTACTTGTCTGACCAACAACAGTCTTGAATTAGTACACTGAGTAATCTTTAAAAATACGGCTACATGTGCCGATTGTTTTGTGGGTTCTGactgaaatcacgaaatgaacgaaaaacggACTGACTTggccaaaattcacagaattgtctgagctgtgcatgcgcACCGGAATTGTCGacgaaatgcttttaattggctaaacaaattattagcgagcacgattctagcagcttttgcaatttatatagtccgaaGCACATAACACGACACACAAAAAATCCTAGCACAATTTTCcatattacatgtaaatacgATGTAACTGACTTGACTGCGCTAAAGATAGCAACTGTTTTTACAATGGTCCTTTCGCtgctaaataaaaaatgttattattaaaaaaaacgaTTCGTAGCCATAGTGTCCGAACAATAAAAAACCAATAATAGCGCTATCTAAGCCGTTGTATCGTATGTACTGAATTGTACTGaattgtactatatatatatagttatatatatatagttatatatatgtatatatatgtctatgtaaatatataaatatatatacatatatatatatatacagtatatgtatattactttattggcaataatttcgtttcaaataaaaacattttttttaatatatgccatacaacaataataacaaaaaggccaccagttagccactaaaatcaaataaatggtttaacATATAGaatgtttaaaatacctttctctgctaaggatatagatataaggtcgaagattgttaaagcagttAGATATG
Above is a genomic segment from Watersipora subatra chromosome 6, tzWatSuba1.1, whole genome shotgun sequence containing:
- the LOC137397964 gene encoding uncharacterized protein; the protein is MDYGSAHIKPFGVAVDPLTVGSRWRKWKRSFEYFVAARGIANNAQKKAMLMDLSGEEVQDIFDVLPEETEGDNVYVKAMAALDRYFEPKTNVPYERSVFRRTEVNEGETITSYVTRLRQLAVTCEFEETENVIRDQVIEKCRSNRLRMKLLEKGSALTLANVIAISQTEEAVLRQTSDIEANVSHGAKREGEPVNRVSGTSGVRYKTQTKDSRACYRCKSIKHLASARECPAREQRCNECGRKGHFKGSKYCDKSNKSTTQAAVVDSLDFTNNAQEADVDALFTISSEMLADEGDNYYGEVFNLYPNKSARTILRLNGSDVPALIDSGASCNLMDKYTADSINCSITKTSKRLFAYGNRSACLDLIGETHVHVFMPDTNKRVDTVFYVFNGRATTLLSRHTSELLDLLRVGPMVARVHFAMYLIGLQFRLVTDHRPLQFIFNKVQSRPSARIERWVLRLMAFDYEVVYKPGKENIADPLSRLSASPDCIRNVANVADEYVHTVARLSVPKAMSFDEVKKASIDCSEMKLVRDALLDGRWSTCLPAYRSVYTELSDVEGVVMRGNNIVMPVVLRAKAVELAHEGHQGRECHECQVVSAPSKPPPMVSTKMPDRPWEHIACDILGPLPNGESVFVVVDYYSRYFEEKSRALTDEGRSQDDIIVGDKVLVRQAKTDKLSSTFHPLEQKVVGKHGSEVVVESSEGKRMRRNVSEVKRFVQRGSLGVSNNGSSVDSSLASSGVGTAGNAGNIPDRSSNPAAPEEGQSAKFDTPIRPLRVRNMPVRLRIASLSLGFDLACGCAVGLALLGAFSLVPVVAVGYNRWPFDYITAMNGCCGPAVPHENARFAFGEIAKAVLFANPINWPSLYQYIIACVELALTAAKSGHAYRAALKITWLIAILNTDYVKDWVQDWPDDDFLDVLNFQKFSINFLALWRFRKTISHKMTTYPMVAKYFGQAFEQSSPETGYHVMA